GGGTGAGCTGCCCCGGGGGGCTTAGTAGTATCCCATTCGACGAGACACTTTGGGGAGCGTAAGCTTGTTCGTTGATTGCCTGGTTGAATGTGGCCTGCAAAGGTCAGATAGCACCTTCCTCGCGCGGAAGTAGCTCCCGTCGGTGTACCCGGAGGGCCTCGAGCACAATCTCATCGAGTCCCCCCCCCCCAGTTCGGTCGACATGCTCGAGCAGCGCCCGCCGCATCCGAGGATCCCAGAAGCGGCGGATGTGAGTTGCCGTACCACTCAGCCCCTCGGCCCGATCGGGAAAGCTCCGGTGGAACTCCCCGATCTGATTGGCCATCCGGATCAGCTCCTCGATGCCCTTCATGAGGTAATTCGCTGATCGAGCAGCGCCAACTGCTCGTCGGTAAACTGCTTGAATCGGTTCTGCCATTCCGACGACCGGAACACCGGCATGACCTGCACCGCCGTGACCTTGTACTCTGGACAGTTGGTGGCCCAGTCCGAGTTTTCCGTCGTGATCACGTTGGCACCCGACTCCGGGTGGTGGAACGTGGTGTAGACCACGCCTGGCTGAACGCGCTCCGTGATGGTGGCACGCAGCGTCGTCTCGCCGGCGCGGCTTACGATGCCGACCCAGTCACCCTCGTGGATGCCGCGCTCCTCGGCGTCGTGAGGATGGATCTCGACCCGGTCTTCCTCGTGCCAGTCGACATTGTGGGTCCGCCGAGTCTGCGCACCGACGTTGTACTGAGAGAGGATCCGCCCGGTCGTCAGAATCAGCGGGAACTTCCGATTGACCTTCTCCGCTGTCGGGATGTACTCGGTGATCAGGAACCGCCCCTTACCGCGCACGAACTGGTCGATATGCATGGTCGGGGTGCCTTCCGGGCTGGCATCGTTGCAAGGCCACTGGATGCTGCCCAGCTCGTCGATCCTCTCGTAACTGACCCCGGCAAAGGTCGGCGTCAGGCGCGCAATCTCGTCCATGATTTCAGACGGATGATTGTAGTGCATCGGATAGCCGAGCGCGTTGGCGAGCATGACCGTGATTTCCCAGTCTTCCTTGCCCGCGACAGGCTCAGTGACCTTCCGAACTCGCGAAATGCGCCGCTCCGCGTTGGTGAAGGTGCCGTTCTTTTCCAGGAACGACGAGCCCGGCAGGAAAACATGCGCGAACTTGGCCGTTTCGTTCAGGAAGAGGTCCTGCACCACGATGCATTCCATTGCCGTCAGTGCGGCGGTGACATGCTGGGTATTCGGATCCGACTGGGCAATGTCCTCGCCCTCGAGGTAAAGACCCTTGAAGGAGCCGTCGATCGAGGCTGAGAACATGTTCGGGATTCGGAGGCCAGGCTCGGACTCGAGGCTGACGCCCCAGGCGGATTCGAAGCTCGCCCGAACCGTGGCGTCGAGCACATGCCGGTAGCCGGGCAGCTCGTGCGGGAAGGAGCCCATGTCGCAGGAGCCCTGGACGTTGTTCTGACCCCGGAGCGGGTTGACCCCGACGCCTTCGCGGCCAACGTTGCCGGTGACCATGGCAAGGTTCGCAATGCCCATCACGGCCGTCGAGCCCTGGCTGTGCTCTGTCACGCCGAGCCCGTAGTAGATCGCCGCATTTCCACCGGTCGCAAAGAGACGCGCCGCGCCACGGACGGTCTCGGCCGGAATGCCGGTCACGTCCTCGAGTGCCTCGGGTGAATGCTCAGGTCGGGCCACGAAGGCGCGCCAGGCATCGAAGCTGACCGGGTCGCACCGCTCGGCCACGAAGCTGTCCTGCGCCAGACCTTCGGTAACCACGACATGCGCCATCGAGTTGAGCAGCGCCACGTTGGTGCCGGGGCGGAGCTTGAGGTGATAGTCCGCCTCGACGTGCGCCGACCGCACCAGGTCGATCTGACGCGGATCCGCCACGATGAGACGGGCGCCCTCGCGGATCCGCCGCTTCATGTGCGACGCAAAGACCGGATGGCCGTCGGTCGGGTTGGCGCCGATCACGAAGATGACGTCTGCCTTGCGCACCGAGTCGAAGTTCTGGGTTCCGGCCGACTCGCCCAGCGTCTGCTTGAGGCCGTAGCCGGTCGGAGAATGGCAGACCCGTGCGCAGGTGTCGATGTTGTTGTTGCCGAACGCCGTCCGCACCAGCTTCTGCATCAGGTACGTTTCTTCATTGCTGCAACGCGACGATGAAATCGCACCGACCGCGTCTCGGCCATACTTGGCCTGGATCCGCTTGAACTCGGACGCCGCGTGGCCAATGGCCTCTTCCCAGGAGACCTCACGCCACGGGTCCGTGATCTTTTCGCGGATCATCGGCTTGGTGATTCGATCCGGATGCGTTGCGTAGCCCCAGGCAAACCGACCTTTGACGCACGAATGACCGTGATTGGCCTGGCCGTTCTTGTACGGGGTCATCCGAACGACCACGTTGCCCTTCATCTCTGCCTCGAACGCGCAGCCGACGCCACAGTAGCCGCACGTCGTCACGACGGAGTGGCTCGGCGTGCCCGATTCGATGACCGTGTTGTCCATCAGCGTGGCTGTGGGGCAGGCCTGGACGCAGGCGCCGCACGAGACGCACTCCGAATCCATGAAGCTTTCGAGCTGGCCCGGAGAAACCACGGAATCGAAGCCGCGCCCCGAAATCGTCAGCGCAAAGGTGCCCTGGATCTCTTCGCAGGCGCGGACGCAGCGTGAGCAGACGATGCACTTGCTCGGATCGAAGGTGAAGTACGGATTGGAGGTGTCCTTTTCCGCCTTCAGGTGATTGGCACCTTCGTAGCCGTAGCGCACCTCCCGGAGACCCACCTCACCGGCGACATCCTGGAGCTCGCAGTCGCCGTTGGCAGAGCAGGTGAGGCAGTCGAGCGGGTGATCGGAGATGTAGAGCTCCATCACGCCGCGTCGCAGCTTGCCGATCTCCTGATTCTGCGTCGTCACCTTCATGCCGGGCTCGACCGGCGTGGTGCACGAGGCCGGGAAGCCGCGCCGTCCGTCGATCTGCACCAGGCAGAGCCGGCACGATCCGAACGCCTCGAGGCTGTCGGTGGCGCAGAGCTTCGGGATGCTCACGCCCGCTGTGATGGCAGCGCGCATGACCGAGGTGCCTGCTGGAACCGTGACGGGTACGCCGTCGACCGTCAGAGTGACTGCCTGGGCGCCCTCACGCGCGGGCGTGCCATAGTCGACTTCGTGGATTGCCGTCATAATGCCTCCCTCGTCAAACGCTTCGGCCCGCGACTGCCGGGGCCTCGAGGCCGAAATCTTCGGGGAAATGCTGCAGGGCGCTTTGCACCGGGAACGGGGCCATTCCGCCCAGGGCGCACAGCGAACCGCTCACCATGGTGCTGCAGAGATCGCGCAGCAGCTCCGTATTCTCCTCGCGCCGCTCGTTCCGCACGATCCGGTCGATCACCTCGACGCCGCGGGTCGAACCGATCCGGCAGGGCGTGCACTTGCCGCACGACTCGATGGCGCAGAACTCGAGTGCGTACCGGGCCATTGCCGCCATGTCGACCGTGTCGTCGAAGACCACGATGCCGCCGTGTCCCACCATGGCGCCAACCGCCGCAAACGCCTCGTAGTCGACTGGCGTGTCGAACTGCGATTCGGGCATGAAGGGACCGAGTGGCCCACCGACCTGCACCGCACGGATCGGGCGCCCGGAGCGGCTACCGCCGCCGAAATCATAGAGTAGCTCGCGGAGCGTGATGCCGAACGCCTTCTCGACCAGGCCGCCGTGCTTGATGTTGCCGGCGAGCTGGATCGGCAGGGTGCCGTGGGAGCGGCCCTGGCCGTAGTCGCGATAGAACTCCGCCCCGCGGTCGAGAATGATCGGCACCGAGGCCAGCGTGATCACGTTGTTGATGATGGTTGGCTTGCCGAAGAGGCCTTCGATGGCCGGCAGCGGCGGCTTGAAACGGACCATGCCGCGCTTGCCTTCGAGGCTTTCGAGCAGGGCGGTCTCTTCGCCGCAGATGTAAGCGCCCGCCCCCATTCGAACTTCGATATCGAAGCGCCGGGCCGAGCCCGCTACGTCGGCGCCCAGGTAGCCGTACTCATGCGCCGCGCGAATCGCGGCTTCGAGCGCCACCCGCGCATGGGGATACTCCGAGCGCAGGTAGATGAAGCCCTTGGTGGCCCCGACGGCGAGCCCTGCGATGGTCATGCCCTCGATCAGGACGAAGGGGTCGCCCTCCATGATCATTCGATCGGAGAAGGTGCCCGAGTCGCCCTCGTCGGCGTTGCAGACGATGTACTTCTGAGCCGACTCGGCCTGCGCAGCTGTCTTCCACTTGATGCCGGTGGGGAATGCGGCGCCGCCGCGACCGCGGAGCCCCGATCGGGTCACGGTTTCGACAATCTCGGCGGGCGGTAACTGCGCAGCGCGGGCGAGCCCCTGGTAGCCGCCGTGGGCGACATAGTCGGCAATCGATCGCGGGTCGACGACGCCCACCAGCGCCGTGGTCAGCCGTTCCTGCCGTTCGAGATAGGGAATCGCCTCCGGACGGCCGAGCGAAAGACGGTGCGGTTGGCCGCGATGAAATCCGGCTTCGAACAGCCCGGGAACATCCTCGGCTGCCACAGGGCCATACGCCACACGACCGGAGGGCGTCTCGACCTCGACCATCGGTTCGAGCCAGTAGAGCCCGCGCGAGCCGTTTCGAATCAGGGTGATCGGAATGTCACGGATCGCGGCCTCGCGGGCCACGGTCCAGGCCACTTCCTCCGCACCGACCGAAAGGGCGCCGGAGTCGCCGGGCACGAAGATCCGGGTCATGACTCGCGCGCCTCGGTCAGCAGGGTCTCGAATGCTTCCGGCGTGACCCGCCCGTGAATCCGCCCGCCCAGCGTCAGCGCCGGCGAGAGGGCGCAGTTGCCGAGACAGTAGACTGGTTCGAGGGTAACCGCGCCGTCCGGCGTGGTTCCGTGCCAATCGACCCCCAGCACCTCACGCGCTCGCGCAATCAACCCCTCCGCACCTACCGCCTGGCAGGACTCGGCCCGGCAGATGCGGAGCACCGTTCGTCCCGCCGGCGTCTCACGAAAGTCGTGGTAGAATGAGACCACGCCGTGCACCTCGGCGCGCGACAGATTCAGTTGCTGCGCAATGTCGGCGACGGCCTCGGCAGGCACGCAGCCAAGCGTTTCCTGGACCTGATGCAGGATGGGGAGCAGCGGCCCGGCCAAGTGGCGATGCTGCCGGACGGCGGCGTCGACTGCTTCGCCGACATCAGGGGTCGGAATTGAGACATCGTCAGACATCCTTCTAAGGTTCGCGGGTTGGCCCTGATCCGCAAATTGAGGTGCTCGATACTCTGATAGAGGGCGACTATTGCTCTGGCTGGAGCATATTCGGCGGGGCCTGAACGATATATTGGATCGGGCTCGACGGAACGAGGTGCATAACGATGACTGAGCGCGATCCGGCAGGTGCAGACGTGGGGCTGGGGCTCAATCGCCTGGGGTACGCCGAGCCGATCGAGCGGCGTTCGGCGCGACAGTGGACCGGCGGCCAGGCCGTCGACACGGTCGAACCGGTTGCGGAAGAGGTGCCGGTGGCCCTGGCGTACAACGGCGTACCCCATCTTGTCATGATGGCGACGCCGGAGAGCCTGGAGGATTTTGCGCTGGGCTTCAGCTACACCGAGGGTCTGATCGAATCGGCGGCCGAGATTCGTGGTGTCACCGTCGTCCGTTTCAGCCAGGGCATCGAGCTCCAGATCGACGTCGCCGAGGACCGGATGGCCGTGATTCAGGCGCGGGGTCGTCGCCTGGCTGGGCGGACCGGCTGTGGCATCTGCGGAGCGGAGGCGTTTCGCGACGTGGTGCGCGAGGTTCGGCCGGTCGCGCCAGGCTGTGCGATTGCGGGGGCAGCGCTCGAGGCGGCCTTTGCTGCGCTGGACCGGGCCCAACCCCTCAACGCTGCGGCGGGAGCGGTTCATGCGGCTGGCTGGGCCGATCCCGATGGTGCCCTTGCTCTCGTGCGGGAAGATGTGGGTCGGCACAACGCGCTCGACAAGCTGATTGGGGCGGCGCTGCGGAGCGGCGTCGTTCCGGGTAAGGGGTTCGTCGTCGTTACCAGTCGGGCCAGCTTCGAGATGGCTCAGAAGGCGGCGCGGTTCGGCGCTCCGCTGCTTGCGGCAATCTCGGCGCCGACGGGGCTCGCCATCCGTGTTGCGGAGCAGGCGGGGATGACGCTGGTGGGCTTTGCGCGCGGCAACCGCCGGACGGTCTACACCGGGTTCGAGCGCATCACGGCGTGACGAATCACCGCGTTGCCAGCGCTGCGTCGAGATCGAGGCTGCCGGCTAGGCGGGCCAGCTCGCGGGCCGAGGGTGTCAGCGGCTCGCGGTCCGGCACTGCGACCCCGATCGTGTAGCCTTGGTCTGGCGCGTCGATTGGGATCACTGCAAGGTCCGCAGGGGTGCCGAACAGGTGCAGGAAGGTTTGGGGCAGCACGCTGGCCCAGCGACCGGTCTGCAGGTGGGCCCAGAGGGCCAGGACCGAGTTGGTTTCCACGACCGGGGTGGCCGCCACGCCGGCGGACGCAAAATGGCTGTCGATGATGCGCCGGTTCTGCATGTTCGGGGTCAGCAGGCAGAGCCCTTGGCCGGCCGCCTCTGCCCAGCTGACAGCAGCGCGGCTGGCGACTTCGCTCTGCTTCGAAGCAAACAGGAAATACCGTTCCCGATAGAGCGGAATGCCGCGCACGTTGGCGAGCGGCTCATTGTCGAGGTAGGTGATGCCCGCGTCGAGGCTGAAGTCGTCGAGGCCGCGCTGGATTTCCTGTGACGACAGCGAAATTACCTGGACAGCCACCTTCGGGTGGGTGGCCACGAACGGGCCGGTTAGCAGCGCCACCATCGGCAGCGCCGTGGGTATCACCCCGATGCTGAGGCGCCCCGACAGGCCGCCTCGGAGTTCGCTCGCTTCCTGCAGCAGGCTGTCGTAGTCGCCCAGGACGCGGAAAGCCCATTCGAGCACCCGGTCGCCTTCCGGCGTCAATCCTTCGAACCGCTGGGCCCGCCGAACCAGCAGCAGACCCAGTTCTTCCTCCAGCTGCTTGATCCCGGCCGACAGGGTGGGCTGGGTTACTCCAGAAGCCGCGGCCGCGCGCGCGAAGTGTTTTTCTCGTGCGAGCGCGACCAGGTACTGGAGATTCTTGAGGATCACGGCTTCCGGGTCTTGGCCGCGTAGAGCGAGTCGAGCACGGCGCGGAAGAGCGGCAGCGGCTGGGAGCCGACGATCAGTCCGCCCTCGACGTAGAACGTGGGCGTGCTCTGGGCGCCGCTCTTGACGGCACCTTCCGCA
This genomic interval from Gemmatimonadales bacterium contains the following:
- a CDS encoding LysR family transcriptional regulator; translation: MILKNLQYLVALAREKHFARAAAASGVTQPTLSAGIKQLEEELGLLLVRRAQRFEGLTPEGDRVLEWAFRVLGDYDSLLQEASELRGGLSGRLSIGVIPTALPMVALLTGPFVATHPKVAVQVISLSSQEIQRGLDDFSLDAGITYLDNEPLANVRGIPLYRERYFLFASKQSEVASRAAVSWAEAAGQGLCLLTPNMQNRRIIDSHFASAGVAATPVVETNSVLALWAHLQTGRWASVLPQTFLHLFGTPADLAVIPIDAPDQGYTIGVAVPDREPLTPSARELARLAGSLDLDAALATR
- a CDS encoding NADH-quinone oxidoreductase subunit NuoF encodes the protein MTRIFVPGDSGALSVGAEEVAWTVAREAAIRDIPITLIRNGSRGLYWLEPMVEVETPSGRVAYGPVAAEDVPGLFEAGFHRGQPHRLSLGRPEAIPYLERQERLTTALVGVVDPRSIADYVAHGGYQGLARAAQLPPAEIVETVTRSGLRGRGGAAFPTGIKWKTAAQAESAQKYIVCNADEGDSGTFSDRMIMEGDPFVLIEGMTIAGLAVGATKGFIYLRSEYPHARVALEAAIRAAHEYGYLGADVAGSARRFDIEVRMGAGAYICGEETALLESLEGKRGMVRFKPPLPAIEGLFGKPTIINNVITLASVPIILDRGAEFYRDYGQGRSHGTLPIQLAGNIKHGGLVEKAFGITLRELLYDFGGGSRSGRPIRAVQVGGPLGPFMPESQFDTPVDYEAFAAVGAMVGHGGIVVFDDTVDMAAMARYALEFCAIESCGKCTPCRIGSTRGVEVIDRIVRNERREENTELLRDLCSTMVSGSLCALGGMAPFPVQSALQHFPEDFGLEAPAVAGRSV
- the fdhD gene encoding formate dehydrogenase accessory sulfurtransferase FdhD; the protein is MTERDPAGADVGLGLNRLGYAEPIERRSARQWTGGQAVDTVEPVAEEVPVALAYNGVPHLVMMATPESLEDFALGFSYTEGLIESAAEIRGVTVVRFSQGIELQIDVAEDRMAVIQARGRRLAGRTGCGICGAEAFRDVVREVRPVAPGCAIAGAALEAAFAALDRAQPLNAAAGAVHAAGWADPDGALALVREDVGRHNALDKLIGAALRSGVVPGKGFVVVTSRASFEMAQKAARFGAPLLAAISAPTGLAIRVAEQAGMTLVGFARGNRRTVYTGFERITA
- the fdhF gene encoding formate dehydrogenase subunit alpha, with protein sequence MTAIHEVDYGTPAREGAQAVTLTVDGVPVTVPAGTSVMRAAITAGVSIPKLCATDSLEAFGSCRLCLVQIDGRRGFPASCTTPVEPGMKVTTQNQEIGKLRRGVMELYISDHPLDCLTCSANGDCELQDVAGEVGLREVRYGYEGANHLKAEKDTSNPYFTFDPSKCIVCSRCVRACEEIQGTFALTISGRGFDSVVSPGQLESFMDSECVSCGACVQACPTATLMDNTVIESGTPSHSVVTTCGYCGVGCAFEAEMKGNVVVRMTPYKNGQANHGHSCVKGRFAWGYATHPDRITKPMIREKITDPWREVSWEEAIGHAASEFKRIQAKYGRDAVGAISSSRCSNEETYLMQKLVRTAFGNNNIDTCARVCHSPTGYGLKQTLGESAGTQNFDSVRKADVIFVIGANPTDGHPVFASHMKRRIREGARLIVADPRQIDLVRSAHVEADYHLKLRPGTNVALLNSMAHVVVTEGLAQDSFVAERCDPVSFDAWRAFVARPEHSPEALEDVTGIPAETVRGAARLFATGGNAAIYYGLGVTEHSQGSTAVMGIANLAMVTGNVGREGVGVNPLRGQNNVQGSCDMGSFPHELPGYRHVLDATVRASFESAWGVSLESEPGLRIPNMFSASIDGSFKGLYLEGEDIAQSDPNTQHVTAALTAMECIVVQDLFLNETAKFAHVFLPGSSFLEKNGTFTNAERRISRVRKVTEPVAGKEDWEITVMLANALGYPMHYNHPSEIMDEIARLTPTFAGVSYERIDELGSIQWPCNDASPEGTPTMHIDQFVRGKGRFLITEYIPTAEKVNRKFPLILTTGRILSQYNVGAQTRRTHNVDWHEEDRVEIHPHDAEERGIHEGDWVGIVSRAGETTLRATITERVQPGVVYTTFHHPESGANVITTENSDWATNCPEYKVTAVQVMPVFRSSEWQNRFKQFTDEQLALLDQRITS
- a CDS encoding formate dehydrogenase subunit gamma, whose product is MSDDVSIPTPDVGEAVDAAVRQHRHLAGPLLPILHQVQETLGCVPAEAVADIAQQLNLSRAEVHGVVSFYHDFRETPAGRTVLRICRAESCQAVGAEGLIARAREVLGVDWHGTTPDGAVTLEPVYCLGNCALSPALTLGGRIHGRVTPEAFETLLTEARES
- a CDS encoding formate dehydrogenase subunit delta; this encodes MKGIEELIRMANQIGEFHRSFPDRAEGLSGTATHIRRFWDPRMRRALLEHVDRTGGGGLDEIVLEALRVHRRELLPREEGAI